In Enterobacter cloacae, a single window of DNA contains:
- a CDS encoding cytosine-specific methyltransferase, protein MKRYTHDLETDLNDVDKTPSLIHKTLLTASTIYDLKYLAQVLNDENGSNWSRASLKRQVTCIPEHCELSIADGRYLQTLIPSRPADYEDRHFSFIDLFAGIGGLRSGFDAIGGKCLFTSEWNTYSSRTYRANWYCDENEHRFNSDIRDITLSNRPEVTDDEAYKFIDASIPDHDVLLAGFPCQPFSIAGVSKKNSMGRKHGFECDTQGTLFFDVARIIRAKQPAIFVLENVKNLKSHDKGNTFNIIMKTLDELGYDVANSESTGADDPKVIDGRHFRPQHRERIVLIGFRRDLRLKDGFTLRDIKDFYPDKRPSLSDLLDPSVDSKYILSPKLWEYLYNYAKKHAAKGNGFGFGLVDPSNVNSVTRTLSSRYMKDGSEILIDRGWSHELGETDFHNTYNMDRRPRMLTPRECSRLMGFDKPGESVFRIPVSNTQAYRQFGNSVVVDVFAAVAKLLKSRIEFAASQRLRQFYDEVS, encoded by the coding sequence ATGAAACGTTACACTCATGATCTTGAGACAGACCTGAATGATGTGGATAAAACACCATCTCTGATCCACAAAACTTTGTTAACAGCTTCGACCATTTATGACCTGAAATATCTGGCTCAGGTATTAAATGATGAAAATGGCAGTAATTGGTCCCGTGCATCCCTTAAACGTCAGGTTACATGCATACCTGAGCATTGTGAGCTGAGTATCGCAGATGGACGCTATCTACAGACTTTAATACCTTCACGACCTGCTGATTATGAGGACAGGCACTTTAGCTTTATCGATCTGTTTGCAGGGATAGGTGGACTGCGAAGCGGATTTGATGCCATCGGTGGTAAATGTCTTTTCACGAGCGAATGGAATACTTATTCCAGCCGTACTTACCGGGCGAACTGGTATTGCGATGAGAACGAGCACCGCTTCAATTCAGACATCCGTGACATCACTCTTAGCAACCGGCCCGAGGTTACTGATGACGAGGCATACAAATTTATCGATGCCTCTATCCCGGATCATGATGTTCTTCTTGCGGGATTTCCATGCCAGCCATTCAGCATCGCCGGTGTCAGTAAAAAGAACTCTATGGGTCGCAAACACGGTTTCGAGTGCGACACTCAGGGTACGCTCTTCTTTGATGTGGCCAGGATCATCCGGGCAAAACAACCTGCAATTTTTGTTCTGGAAAACGTAAAAAATCTGAAGAGTCACGATAAGGGTAATACCTTTAACATCATCATGAAAACGCTCGATGAGCTTGGCTACGACGTCGCAAACAGCGAAAGCACGGGCGCGGATGATCCTAAAGTCATCGATGGCCGTCATTTCCGACCCCAGCACCGTGAACGTATCGTCCTTATTGGTTTTCGCCGCGACCTACGTCTGAAAGACGGTTTTACTCTGAGAGACATTAAAGACTTTTATCCGGACAAGCGCCCTTCTCTCTCAGATTTACTGGATCCGAGCGTAGATAGTAAATACATCCTCTCCCCTAAACTCTGGGAGTACTTATACAACTATGCAAAGAAACATGCGGCAAAAGGCAATGGTTTTGGTTTTGGACTAGTAGATCCTTCCAATGTTAATAGTGTCACCAGAACCCTCTCAAGCCGCTATATGAAAGACGGATCTGAAATTCTTATTGATCGGGGCTGGTCTCATGAACTGGGAGAAACTGATTTCCATAACACATACAACATGGACCGTCGGCCACGCATGCTAACGCCACGTGAATGCAGCAGGCTAATGGGCTTCGATAAACCCGGGGAAAGTGTTTTCCGTATCCCTGTGTCCAATACACAGGCTTACAGACAGTTTGGGAACTCCGTGGTCGTTGATGTCTTTGCGGCCGTCGCCAAACTGCTGAAGTCACGAATTGAATTTGCAGCCTCCCAGCGCTTGCGGCAGTTTTACGACGAAGTCAGCTGA
- a CDS encoding nuclease, with the protein MFFLTKLLLPIMIVVFPVASWGNSTTFEAKVVKIVDGDTITALDAQNTTIKIRMYGIDAPESKQAFGQKAKQALTTAIATKIVTVIDHGTDIYGRMLGTIWLDGYDINASMVDSGYAWVYRFEDNAIVPGYIKYESAAQKEAKGLWADTNPVPPWQWRQANEKPRKVKGKK; encoded by the coding sequence ATGTTTTTTTTAACAAAGTTACTTTTGCCCATCATGATTGTTGTATTCCCAGTGGCGTCCTGGGGGAACTCAACAACTTTTGAGGCAAAGGTGGTTAAGATTGTTGACGGTGACACCATAACTGCGTTGGATGCTCAAAACACAACCATCAAAATACGGATGTATGGTATAGACGCTCCTGAATCTAAACAGGCTTTTGGCCAAAAAGCAAAACAGGCCTTAACCACAGCTATAGCAACTAAAATCGTTACCGTGATAGACCATGGTACGGATATCTATGGCCGTATGTTAGGTACCATCTGGTTAGATGGATATGATATCAATGCCTCTATGGTGGACAGTGGATATGCGTGGGTTTATCGGTTCGAAGATAACGCCATTGTCCCTGGCTATATCAAATATGAATCCGCAGCACAAAAGGAGGCAAAAGGGTTATGGGCAGACACCAACCCTGTCCCACCATGGCAGTGGAGACAGGCAAACGAAAAGCCCAGAAAGGTGAAAGGGAAGAAATAA
- a CDS encoding sodium-independent anion transporter: MLLSSTRKDWLGNVRGDVLAGIVVALALIPEAIAFSIIAGVDPQVGLYSAFCIPLVMAFFGGRPAMISSSTGAMALLMVTLVKDHGLQYLLAASILTGVFQLIAGYLKLGGLMRFVSRSVVTGFVNALAILIFMAQLPELTNVTWHVYAMTAAGLGIIYLFPYINKTIPSPLVCIVVLTGIAMWLHLDVRTVGDMGKLPDSLPVFLLPDVPLNLQTLLIILPYSAGLAVVGLLESMMTATIVDDMTDTPSDKNRECKAQGIANICTSFIGGMAGCAMIGQSVINVKSGGRGRLSTLTAGVVLLCLIVFLRNWVSQIPMAALVAVMIMVSIGTFSWRSIANLRTHPLSTSVVMLATVAVVVATHNLAFGVLTGVLIASLNFATKVSRFMRVTSVLEGTSRTYTVTGQVFFASADRFTSHFDFREAIENVVIDVSHAHFWDITSVSALDKVVIKFRREGAGVEIRGMNEATRTIVDRFGVHDKPEEVEKLMGGH; this comes from the coding sequence ATGTTGCTGTCCTCGACGCGTAAGGACTGGCTGGGTAACGTCCGTGGTGACGTTCTGGCCGGTATTGTTGTCGCGCTCGCACTCATTCCAGAAGCGATCGCCTTTTCCATTATCGCCGGTGTTGATCCCCAGGTGGGCCTCTACTCGGCGTTCTGTATTCCTCTCGTTATGGCCTTCTTTGGCGGACGTCCGGCGATGATTTCGTCCTCCACCGGTGCAATGGCTCTCCTGATGGTGACGCTGGTGAAAGATCATGGCTTACAGTATTTACTGGCTGCCTCCATACTGACCGGGGTATTCCAGCTGATAGCCGGATATCTGAAGCTTGGCGGGCTGATGCGTTTTGTTTCACGCTCAGTGGTCACGGGGTTTGTTAATGCACTGGCAATACTGATTTTTATGGCCCAGTTGCCTGAGCTGACCAATGTGACATGGCATGTTTATGCCATGACTGCGGCAGGGCTGGGGATCATCTATCTCTTCCCTTATATCAACAAAACCATTCCTTCACCGCTTGTGTGCATCGTGGTGCTGACTGGGATTGCCATGTGGCTGCATCTGGATGTGCGAACCGTCGGGGATATGGGGAAACTTCCCGACAGTCTGCCGGTCTTCCTGCTCCCGGACGTGCCTTTAAATCTTCAGACGCTGCTCATCATCCTGCCATATTCTGCGGGGCTTGCGGTGGTTGGCCTGCTTGAGTCGATGATGACCGCCACTATCGTGGATGACATGACCGACACGCCAAGCGACAAAAACAGGGAGTGCAAAGCTCAGGGCATCGCGAACATCTGCACATCCTTTATCGGAGGAATGGCAGGCTGCGCGATGATTGGGCAATCTGTTATCAACGTAAAATCCGGTGGACGCGGACGACTTTCAACCCTCACGGCGGGCGTGGTGCTGCTTTGCCTGATTGTGTTCCTGCGCAACTGGGTCTCCCAAATTCCGATGGCAGCGCTGGTCGCGGTGATGATTATGGTTTCCATCGGGACATTCTCCTGGCGCTCCATTGCCAACCTGCGGACACACCCCCTTTCAACCAGCGTGGTCATGCTTGCCACCGTCGCGGTTGTGGTGGCAACACATAATCTGGCCTTCGGTGTGCTGACCGGTGTACTGATTGCTTCGCTCAATTTTGCCACTAAAGTATCCCGGTTCATGCGTGTAACCTCAGTTCTGGAGGGGACGAGCCGGACGTATACCGTCACCGGCCAGGTATTCTTTGCATCAGCAGACCGCTTTACGAGCCACTTTGATTTCCGTGAAGCGATTGAGAATGTGGTGATAGACGTTTCACATGCCCATTTCTGGGACATCACGTCCGTCAGCGCCCTGGATAAGGTGGTCATTAAGTTCCGTAGAGAGGGCGCCGGGGTTGAAATACGTGGGATGAATGAAGCCACCCGCACCATCGTTGACCGGTTTGGTGTTCACGATAAACCTGAAGAAGTCGAAAAACTGATGGGCGGTCATTAA
- a CDS encoding universal stress protein, whose translation MNNTVTACVDGSLSTRSVCEYAAWAARTLQSQLALLHVIEKDSTPVVSDLTGTLGIDSQQLLTDELVEIEGQRNRLLMAQGKAILESCAELLQKQGSPDVLLMQKHGTPDEVLAELSDLRLMVLGRRGSQHPVGSHLESVIRLQKKPLLVVPENYSVPSRVMLAYDGSEESRSNLERLTMSPLLRGLECHLVMVNGKKEELLTAQQILRDADIENSTTHLTGQSVGDALIRYAEENAVDLIVMGAYGHSRLRQFFIGSHTSEMLQKTQQPLLILR comes from the coding sequence ATGAATAATACTGTTACAGCCTGTGTGGACGGTTCACTTTCAACGCGGTCAGTGTGTGAATATGCGGCGTGGGCAGCCCGCACTTTGCAATCACAGCTAGCACTGTTGCACGTTATCGAAAAAGACAGCACCCCGGTAGTGTCAGACCTGACCGGCACTCTCGGCATAGACAGTCAGCAATTGCTGACCGATGAGCTGGTAGAAATTGAAGGGCAACGTAATCGCCTGCTGATGGCCCAGGGGAAAGCAATACTGGAAAGTTGTGCTGAACTGCTTCAAAAACAGGGAAGCCCGGATGTGCTTTTGATGCAAAAACACGGTACACCGGATGAAGTTCTGGCAGAGCTGAGCGACCTTCGTCTCATGGTGCTGGGGCGTCGGGGTAGCCAGCATCCGGTAGGCTCTCATCTGGAAAGCGTTATTCGTCTGCAAAAGAAACCCCTACTGGTTGTTCCGGAGAACTACTCAGTGCCTTCCAGAGTCATGCTGGCTTATGATGGCAGTGAAGAAAGCAGGAGTAACCTGGAACGTCTGACGATGAGTCCCTTACTCAGGGGGCTGGAGTGCCACCTTGTCATGGTAAACGGTAAGAAGGAAGAGCTGCTGACCGCACAGCAAATTTTACGTGACGCGGATATAGAAAACAGCACAACACATCTTACCGGGCAATCAGTCGGGGACGCGCTTATTCGTTACGCCGAGGAAAATGCTGTCGATCTGATAGTGATGGGGGCCTACGGTCATTCCAGGTTGCGGCAGTTCTTTATCGGTAGTCATACCTCCGAAATGCTGCAAAAGACGCAACAACCGCTTCTTATCCTCCGTTAG
- the arsC gene encoding arsenate reductase — protein sequence MSNITIYHNPACGTSRNTLEMIRNSGTEPTVIHYLETPPSRAELVKLIADMGITVRALLRKNVEPFEALGLAEDRFTDEQLIDFMLQHPVLINRPIVVTPLGTRLCRPSEVVLDILPDAQKSAFTKEDGEKVVDEKGNRLN from the coding sequence ATGAGCAACATTACCATTTATCACAACCCGGCCTGCGGCACGTCACGCAATACCCTTGAAATGATCCGCAACAGCGGTACAGAGCCGACCGTTATTCATTATCTTGAAACCCCACCATCACGAGCTGAGCTGGTAAAACTCATTGCGGATATGGGGATCACGGTACGAGCGCTGCTGCGTAAGAATGTCGAACCTTTTGAAGCGTTAGGGCTGGCGGAAGACCGCTTTACTGACGAGCAGTTAATCGATTTTATGTTGCAGCACCCTGTTCTGATCAATCGCCCTATCGTGGTAACGCCGCTGGGTACCCGGCTATGCCGCCCTTCTGAAGTCGTGCTGGATATTCTTCCCGATGCGCAGAAAAGCGCGTTCACGAAAGAGGACGGTGAGAAGGTAGTTGATGAAAAAGGTAACCGGCTGAACTAA
- the arsB gene encoding arsenical pump membrane protein → MLLAGAIFLFTLVLVIWQPRGLGIGWSASLGAILALLTGVVHLGDIPVVWQIVWNATATFIAVIIISLLLDESGFFEWAALHVARWGNGRGRLLFTWIVLLGAMVAALFANDGAALILTPIVIAMLLALGFSRGATLAFIMAAGFIADTASLPLIVSNLVNIVSADFFKLGFSEYAAVMVPVNLAAIAATLVMLHLFFRKDIPAVYDVSLLKEPKDAIRDVNTFKTGWLVLVLLLVGFFGLEPLGVPVSLVAAAGALLLFAVAKKGHAINTGKVLRGAPWQIVIFSLGMYLVVYGLRNAGLTHYLSSLLNQLAEQGLWAATLGTGFLTAFLSSVMNNMPTVLVGALSIDGSTATGVIKEAMIYANVIGSDLGPKITPIGSLATLLWLHVLSQKNIKITWGYYFRVGIVMTIPVLFVTLAALALRLSFTL, encoded by the coding sequence ATGTTACTGGCTGGTGCTATCTTTTTATTCACGCTCGTCCTGGTTATCTGGCAACCCAGAGGGCTGGGGATTGGCTGGAGTGCCTCACTGGGCGCAATTCTGGCATTGCTGACTGGCGTCGTTCATCTGGGGGATATTCCGGTGGTCTGGCAGATAGTGTGGAATGCGACCGCCACCTTTATCGCCGTGATCATCATCAGTCTTCTGCTCGACGAATCCGGCTTCTTTGAATGGGCCGCGCTGCACGTTGCCCGTTGGGGGAATGGCCGGGGGCGGCTGCTCTTCACCTGGATCGTCCTGCTTGGTGCGATGGTTGCGGCACTGTTTGCCAACGACGGTGCGGCACTGATCCTGACACCTATCGTTATCGCGATGCTGCTGGCGCTGGGATTCAGCCGGGGAGCAACCTTAGCGTTTATCATGGCCGCAGGGTTTATCGCTGACACGGCAAGCCTGCCACTGATTGTCTCAAACCTGGTGAATATCGTCTCGGCGGATTTCTTTAAGCTTGGTTTCTCAGAATATGCCGCCGTGATGGTCCCGGTTAACCTGGCCGCGATTGCGGCTACGCTGGTGATGCTGCATCTGTTTTTCCGTAAGGACATTCCCGCCGTTTACGACGTTTCTCTGTTGAAAGAACCGAAAGACGCTATACGTGATGTGAATACCTTTAAAACCGGCTGGCTGGTTCTGGTGTTGCTTCTGGTGGGATTCTTCGGACTGGAGCCGCTGGGCGTACCGGTCAGTTTGGTCGCAGCCGCTGGTGCATTGCTTCTGTTTGCTGTTGCGAAAAAAGGGCATGCCATTAACACCGGTAAGGTGCTGCGTGGTGCGCCCTGGCAAATCGTTATCTTCTCGCTGGGGATGTACCTGGTGGTCTACGGCTTACGAAATGCCGGTCTGACCCACTATCTCTCTTCCTTGCTGAATCAGCTGGCAGAGCAGGGATTGTGGGCGGCAACGCTGGGTACGGGCTTCCTGACGGCCTTCCTGTCATCAGTGATGAACAATATGCCGACCGTGCTGGTCGGGGCGCTGTCGATTGATGGCAGCACAGCGACCGGTGTTATCAAAGAAGCGATGATTTACGCCAACGTCATCGGCAGCGACCTGGGGCCAAAAATTACCCCTATCGGCAGTCTGGCAACGTTACTGTGGCTGCACGTTCTGTCGCAGAAAAATATCAAAATTACCTGGGGATATTACTTCCGGGTGGGCATTGTCATGACAATCCCCGTGCTGTTTGTCACGCTTGCAGCACTGGCGCTTCGTCTGTCTTTCACTTTGTAA
- a CDS encoding transcriptional regulator — protein sequence MLQPVQLFKLLADETRSTIVMLLRESGEMCVCDICAATAESQPKISRHMALLREAELVIDRREGKWVHYRLSPHMPAWAAGIIDTAWNCERENIRNKLSSVASVSC from the coding sequence ATGCTACAGCCTGTTCAGCTTTTTAAACTGCTCGCCGACGAGACCCGTTCAACTATCGTGATGCTTCTCAGGGAGTCCGGTGAAATGTGCGTCTGTGACATCTGTGCGGCAACCGCAGAGTCTCAGCCAAAAATTTCTCGCCATATGGCCCTTTTACGTGAAGCCGAGCTGGTCATCGACCGTCGCGAAGGAAAATGGGTGCATTACCGACTGTCGCCACACATGCCAGCATGGGCTGCGGGTATTATTGATACAGCCTGGAACTGTGAACGAGAAAACATACGCAACAAGCTCAGTAGCGTGGCATCTGTCTCCTGCTGA
- the arsH gene encoding arsenical resistance protein ArsH, producing the protein MTDLPAIEPAYFDDALASKLTGNNETMPRILILYGSVRERSYSRFAAEEAGRLLAKMGAEVKIFNPSGLPLPDDAPESHPKVLELRELVRWCDGMVWSSPERHGAMSSVMKAQIDWIPLSEGAVRPSQGKTLAVMQVCGGSQSFNTVNQMRILGRWMRMFTIPNQSSVPKAWQEFDDEGRMKPSPWYDRIVDVTEELFKMTLLLKGHTAYLSDRYSERKESHQELAARVNQAKI; encoded by the coding sequence ATGACCGACTTACCAGCAATCGAACCGGCTTATTTTGATGATGCGCTTGCCAGCAAACTTACGGGCAACAACGAAACCATGCCGCGAATTCTCATCCTGTACGGTTCAGTACGAGAGCGGTCCTACAGTCGTTTTGCAGCGGAAGAGGCCGGGCGGTTGCTGGCAAAGATGGGGGCTGAGGTGAAAATATTTAACCCATCCGGTCTGCCGTTACCCGATGATGCGCCCGAAAGTCACCCCAAAGTGCTTGAACTCCGCGAGCTGGTCAGGTGGTGTGACGGAATGGTCTGGAGTTCTCCGGAAAGACATGGCGCCATGAGCTCGGTGATGAAGGCCCAGATTGACTGGATACCCCTGAGTGAAGGTGCTGTTCGTCCTTCCCAGGGTAAAACGCTGGCCGTCATGCAGGTTTGTGGTGGTTCACAGTCGTTTAACACGGTCAATCAGATGCGGATACTTGGCCGCTGGATGCGGATGTTCACCATCCCCAATCAGTCGTCAGTGCCAAAGGCATGGCAGGAATTTGATGATGAAGGGCGCATGAAACCCTCACCCTGGTATGACAGGATTGTCGACGTTACCGAAGAGTTGTTCAAAATGACGTTACTCCTGAAAGGGCACACAGCCTACCTGTCCGACCGCTACAGCGAAAGGAAAGAGAGTCATCAGGAGCTCGCGGCACGGGTCAATCAGGCCAAAATCTGA
- a CDS encoding transposase, whose translation MTALAAEFFTLDEVNRLKIIQDVIDRRLTTQMAAQRLGISDRQCRRLLARYREDGPIGMTSRRRGKSSNNQLPQGLAAYALNIIRERYNDFGPTLACEKLSEVHGVHLSKETVRKLMTQASLWVPRKQRAPKIQQPRYRRACAGELIQIDGCDHHWFENRGPKCTALVYVDDATSRLMQLLFVKSESTFTYFEATRGYIEKHGKPLALYSDKASVFRINNKNATGGDGDTQFGRAMHELNIQTICAETSAAKGRVERAHLTLQDRLVKELRLQGISSMEAANAFAEEFMNDYNRRFAKAPRQAFDVHRELDVDDDLDMVFNWHEARKVSKSLTVQYDKVLYLIEDSEFSRRAIGKYIDVWHYPDGHKELRLNGVSLPYSTYDKLSEIDQGAIVDNKRLGRALEMAQLVQAERDNNRSQSVPSGDGPSRRRKAPTTKKSQRSLDQDDMFNALVKLQSRSEEIFGKKPI comes from the coding sequence ATGACGGCTCTCGCAGCGGAGTTTTTCACATTGGATGAAGTTAACCGACTCAAAATCATTCAGGATGTCATCGACCGGCGTCTGACAACACAAATGGCAGCTCAGCGGCTTGGTATCTCCGACCGTCAGTGCCGTCGTCTGCTTGCGCGTTATCGTGAAGATGGTCCGATTGGCATGACCAGCCGCCGTCGTGGTAAATCCAGTAACAACCAGTTGCCTCAGGGACTGGCCGCATACGCGCTGAACATTATTCGCGAACGCTATAACGATTTCGGTCCGACGCTGGCCTGTGAAAAACTGTCTGAGGTGCACGGTGTTCATCTTTCCAAAGAAACCGTCCGTAAGCTGATGACTCAGGCCAGTCTGTGGGTCCCACGTAAGCAACGTGCGCCAAAAATTCAGCAACCTCGTTACCGCCGTGCCTGTGCCGGTGAACTCATACAAATCGACGGCTGCGACCACCACTGGTTTGAAAATCGGGGACCTAAGTGTACGGCACTGGTTTACGTTGATGACGCAACCAGTCGTTTAATGCAGCTTCTTTTCGTGAAATCTGAGTCTACTTTCACCTATTTTGAAGCGACCCGGGGCTATATTGAAAAACATGGCAAACCGCTTGCGCTGTACAGCGACAAAGCCAGCGTATTCAGGATCAACAATAAAAATGCAACCGGCGGCGACGGCGATACCCAGTTTGGCCGTGCGATGCATGAACTGAACATTCAGACCATTTGTGCAGAAACCAGTGCTGCCAAAGGCCGCGTTGAACGGGCGCACCTGACGCTTCAGGACCGACTGGTCAAGGAGCTCAGGCTCCAGGGCATCAGTTCCATGGAAGCTGCGAACGCATTTGCCGAAGAGTTCATGAACGATTACAACCGTCGTTTCGCAAAAGCGCCTCGCCAGGCGTTTGATGTTCATCGGGAACTGGATGTCGATGACGATCTTGATATGGTATTTAACTGGCATGAAGCTCGTAAAGTGTCGAAATCACTCACAGTGCAATACGACAAAGTCCTTTATCTGATTGAAGACAGCGAATTCAGTCGTCGGGCGATTGGTAAATACATCGATGTCTGGCATTACCCGGATGGACATAAAGAGCTCCGGCTTAATGGCGTATCACTTCCCTACTCCACCTATGACAAGCTTTCTGAAATCGATCAGGGGGCCATTGTGGATAACAAACGTCTGGGGCGGGCCCTGGAAATGGCGCAGCTGGTCCAGGCCGAGCGGGATAATAACCGGTCGCAATCCGTACCATCCGGAGACGGCCCTTCTCGCAGGCGTAAAGCTCCCACGACGAAGAAATCCCAGCGTTCCCTGGATCAGGACGATATGTTCAATGCCCTGGTGAAACTTCAGTCACGCTCTGAAGAGATATTTGGGAAGAAACCGATTTAA
- a CDS encoding transposase codes for MLVTMSDKEIHRLPVIQAVCEKRLRRRDAASQLGISERQAQRLINRYRVSGAEGLVSRKRGQPSNRRLTESLKLRVLTLIRENYSDFGPTLAAEKLRERHNIRLSIETVRNWMTSDGLWVPHARRKSRVYQPRHRRDCLGELIQIDGSHHDWFEGRAPKCCLLVFIDDATGRLMHLRFSESETAFDYMLATREYIEQHGKPVSLYSDKHAIFRVSGPEKRNTTVTQFGRVLYDLAIELICANSSEAKGRVERANQTLQDRLIKEMRLEGITGIEAANAWLATFIADFNSRFSRPAKFPKDLHRPVQESPDELRDIFAWHDVRTVSKSLTFQYDKILYLMDTTEENSRLAGEKIKVLDYPDGTLAFLYGHRSLKCQAFDKLACVDQGQIVDNKRLGTVLRLAQVKQDERESEGKRERSKKSPSRKAQVRIQEQLRAINPVLADPSLFVASSKR; via the coding sequence ATGTTGGTGACCATGTCAGATAAAGAGATCCACCGCCTACCGGTGATACAGGCAGTTTGTGAAAAGCGTCTACGCCGTCGTGATGCAGCATCACAGCTTGGCATTTCAGAACGTCAGGCGCAACGACTTATCAATCGTTACCGAGTTTCTGGTGCTGAAGGACTTGTCAGCCGCAAACGCGGCCAGCCCAGCAACCGCCGGTTGACCGAATCTCTCAAACTACGAGTACTCACGCTGATACGTGAAAACTACAGTGACTTTGGGCCCACACTGGCCGCAGAAAAACTCAGAGAGCGCCATAATATCCGGCTTTCAATCGAGACCGTCCGCAACTGGATGACGTCTGACGGACTCTGGGTCCCGCATGCTCGCCGTAAGTCACGGGTTTATCAACCCCGACATCGGCGTGATTGTCTGGGTGAACTTATCCAGATCGACGGCTCCCACCATGACTGGTTTGAAGGCCGTGCGCCAAAATGCTGCCTGCTGGTCTTTATCGATGATGCCACCGGGCGTCTGATGCATTTGCGGTTCAGCGAGTCAGAAACAGCCTTTGACTACATGCTGGCAACCCGGGAATACATCGAGCAGCATGGGAAGCCGGTATCGCTGTACAGTGACAAACACGCAATATTTCGCGTCAGTGGTCCGGAGAAACGCAATACCACCGTTACCCAGTTCGGACGTGTGCTTTATGACCTGGCAATCGAGCTTATTTGTGCCAACAGCTCTGAAGCTAAAGGCCGCGTGGAACGTGCGAATCAGACACTTCAGGATCGGCTGATCAAAGAAATGCGTCTGGAAGGTATAACCGGCATTGAGGCCGCAAATGCCTGGCTTGCCACTTTCATCGCTGACTTTAACAGCCGGTTTTCACGACCGGCTAAGTTCCCCAAAGATTTGCATCGTCCGGTGCAGGAAAGCCCCGATGAATTAAGAGACATCTTTGCCTGGCATGATGTTCGTACCGTGTCGAAATCACTGACCTTCCAGTACGATAAGATCCTTTATCTCATGGACACCACAGAAGAAAATAGCCGTCTTGCCGGTGAAAAAATTAAAGTACTGGATTATCCCGATGGCACCCTCGCCTTCCTCTATGGGCACCGGAGCCTTAAGTGCCAGGCATTTGATAAGCTGGCCTGTGTCGACCAGGGGCAGATTGTTGATAACAAACGTCTCGGGACTGTACTCCGACTGGCTCAGGTAAAACAGGATGAGCGGGAAAGCGAAGGCAAACGGGAACGAAGCAAAAAATCGCCCAGCCGTAAGGCTCAGGTGCGCATCCAGGAACAGCTCCGGGCTATCAATCCCGTTCTGGCAGACCCGAGCTTGTTTGTGGCAAGTTCAAAGCGATAG
- a CDS encoding IS5 family transposase translates to MEQILPWQNMTAVIEPFYPKAGNGRRPYPLETMLRIHCMQHWYNLSDGAMEDALYEIASMRLFARLSLDSALPDRTTIMNFRHLLEQHQLARQLFKTINRWLAEAGVMMTQGTLVDATIIEAPSSSKNKEQQRDPEMHQTKKGNQWHFGMKAHIGVDAKSGLTHSLVTTAANEHDLNQLGNLLHGEEQFVSADAGYQGAPQREELAEVDVDWLIAERPGKVKTLKQHPRKNKTAINIEYMKASIRAKVEHPFRIIKRQFGFVKARYKGLLKNDNQLAMLFTLANLFRVDQMIRQWERSQ, encoded by the coding sequence ATGGAGCAGATTCTGCCATGGCAGAATATGACCGCTGTCATCGAGCCGTTTTATCCCAAGGCGGGCAATGGCCGACGGCCCTATCCGCTGGAGACCATGCTGCGTATTCACTGCATGCAGCATTGGTACAACCTGAGCGACGGTGCCATGGAAGATGCCCTGTACGAAATCGCCTCCATGCGCCTGTTTGCCCGATTATCCCTGGATAGCGCCCTGCCGGATCGCACCACCATCATGAATTTCCGCCACCTGCTCGAGCAGCATCAACTGGCCCGTCAATTGTTCAAGACCATCAATCGCTGGCTGGCCGAAGCAGGCGTCATGATGACCCAAGGCACTTTGGTGGATGCCACCATCATTGAGGCACCCAGCTCTAGCAAGAACAAAGAGCAGCAACGCGATCCGGAGATGCATCAGACCAAGAAAGGCAATCAGTGGCACTTTGGCATGAAGGCCCACATTGGTGTCGATGCCAAGAGTGGCCTGACCCACAGCCTAGTCACCACCGCGGCCAACGAGCATGACCTCAATCAGCTGGGTAATCTGCTTCATGGAGAGGAGCAATTTGTCTCAGCCGATGCCGGCTACCAAGGAGCGCCACAGCGCGAGGAGCTGGCCGAGGTGGATGTGGACTGGCTGATCGCCGAGCGTCCCGGCAAGGTAAAAACCTTGAAGCAGCATCCGCGCAAGAACAAAACGGCCATCAACATCGAATACATGAAAGCCAGCATCCGTGCCAAGGTGGAGCACCCGTTTCGCATCATCAAGCGGCAGTTCGGCTTCGTGAAAGCCAGATACAAGGGGCTGCTGAAAAACGATAACCAACTGGCGATGTTATTCACCCTGGCCAACCTGTTTCGGGTGGACCAAATGATACGTCAGTGGGAGAGATCTCAGTAA